The Pseudomonadota bacterium genome has a window encoding:
- the aroC gene encoding chorismate synthase — MAGNSFGHLFRFTTWGESHGPEIGVVIDGVPPRLPLSEADVQVWMDRRKPGQSRFTTQRREPDEVKIVSGVFEGVTTGTPLAMIVENTDQRSKDYGDIVEKWRPGHADFTYDAKYGVRDHRGGGRSSARETAMRVAAGAVARKVLGDDVTIRGAVVQIGPYKIDRGRWDWTEVEKNPFWSPDAQVAGEWEGFLDGVRKQGSSAGAVIEIVASGVPIGLGSPVYDKLDSDLAKAMMSINAVKGVEIGDGFTLAAEPGETAADEMRMEGDTPIFLSNHNGGVLGGISTGQDVVARFAVKPTSSIMHERQTVDRDGNETTVQVKGRHDPCVGIRAVPVGEAMMACVLADHLLRHKAQCG, encoded by the coding sequence ATGGCTGGCAATAGCTTTGGCCATCTGTTCCGGTTCACGACCTGGGGCGAAAGCCACGGGCCGGAGATTGGTGTCGTCATCGATGGGGTGCCGCCGCGTCTACCGCTGAGCGAAGCGGATGTGCAAGTGTGGATGGACCGACGCAAGCCCGGCCAGTCGCGTTTCACCACCCAGCGGCGCGAGCCTGACGAGGTGAAGATCGTCTCCGGGGTCTTTGAGGGTGTGACGACCGGTACGCCCTTGGCCATGATCGTCGAAAACACGGACCAGCGGTCCAAGGACTACGGTGACATCGTGGAAAAGTGGCGTCCCGGTCACGCCGACTTCACCTATGACGCCAAGTATGGCGTGCGCGATCACCGCGGCGGCGGACGGTCAAGCGCGCGCGAGACCGCCATGCGGGTCGCCGCCGGTGCCGTGGCGCGCAAGGTATTGGGCGACGACGTGACAATCCGTGGCGCCGTCGTGCAAATCGGCCCTTACAAGATTGACCGGGGCCGCTGGGACTGGACGGAGGTCGAGAAGAATCCTTTCTGGTCACCGGATGCCCAGGTGGCCGGTGAATGGGAGGGTTTCCTGGATGGCGTCAGAAAGCAGGGTTCGTCGGCGGGCGCGGTGATCGAGATCGTCGCATCCGGTGTGCCGATCGGGCTCGGCAGTCCGGTCTACGACAAGCTCGACTCCGATCTCGCCAAGGCAATGATGAGCATTAACGCGGTCAAGGGCGTTGAGATTGGCGACGGCTTTACGCTTGCGGCCGAGCCGGGCGAAACGGCCGCCGACGAGATGCGCATGGAAGGCGATACGCCGATTTTCCTGTCCAACCACAATGGTGGTGTGTTGGGCGGCATTTCGACTGGCCAGGATGTGGTCGCGCGCTTCGCGGTGAAGCCGACCAGCTCGATCATGCATGAACGCCAGACCGTCGACCGCGATGGCAACGAAACGACCGTTCAGGTCAAGGGCCGTCACGATCCCTGTGTCGGTATCCGCGCGGTGCCGGTGGGTGAGGCGATGATGGCCTGCGTGCTCGCCGACCACCTGCTGCGCCACAAGGCGCAGTGCGGTTAG
- a CDS encoding DnaJ C-terminal domain-containing protein produces MPSVRDPYEVLGVDRKASQDDIKKAYRKLAKSSHPDLHPNDKEVENRFKDISAAYDLLSDADKRGRFDRGEIDASGAETPQGFYRSQAGGDDWKYRERYAGPSGYGDFDGMSHEEVNDILNDLFGGRAQGGRAEGGAPLKMRGADVNYSLRVSFLEAARGGAKRITMPEGRTLDVTIPAGMEDGQTLRLAGQGGEGFGGGPAGDAYVTIHIDPHGFFERKDNNIHIELPVTLQEAVLGAKIMVPTVDGDVQMTVPKGSNTGKTMRLKGRGVVDRRSGQRGDQYVKLKVVLPDKADDALTSFIEVWAPDHEYNPRQHMGVAS; encoded by the coding sequence CCGCAAGGCGAGCCAGGACGACATCAAGAAAGCCTATCGCAAGCTCGCGAAAAGCTCCCACCCGGACCTTCACCCCAATGACAAGGAGGTGGAGAACCGGTTCAAGGACATTTCAGCGGCCTACGATCTGTTGTCGGACGCTGACAAGCGCGGCCGCTTCGACCGCGGAGAAATCGATGCCAGCGGCGCCGAGACACCGCAAGGTTTCTACCGTTCTCAGGCCGGCGGCGACGACTGGAAGTACCGCGAGCGTTATGCCGGCCCGTCAGGCTATGGCGACTTCGACGGCATGAGCCACGAGGAAGTCAACGATATCCTGAACGACCTGTTTGGCGGGCGCGCCCAAGGGGGCCGTGCCGAGGGCGGCGCGCCACTGAAGATGCGCGGCGCGGATGTGAACTATAGCCTCAGGGTCAGTTTCCTGGAGGCCGCCCGAGGCGGTGCCAAACGCATCACCATGCCGGAAGGCCGCACCCTGGATGTCACCATTCCCGCCGGTATGGAAGACGGTCAGACACTGCGCCTGGCAGGCCAGGGCGGCGAGGGCTTCGGCGGTGGCCCGGCGGGCGATGCCTACGTCACCATCCATATCGACCCCCACGGCTTTTTCGAGCGCAAGGACAACAACATTCATATCGAATTGCCGGTAACGCTGCAGGAAGCGGTTCTGGGTGCCAAGATCATGGTGCCGACCGTCGACGGCGATGTGCAGATGACGGTGCCGAAGGGTTCCAACACCGGCAAGACCATGCGGCTAAAGGGGCGCGGCGTCGTAGACCGGCGGTCGGGCCAGCGCGGCGACCAATACGTAAAGCTCAAGGTCGTCCTGCCTGACAAGGCGGACGATGCGTTGACCTCGTTCATCGAGGTCTGGGCACCCGACCACGAGTACAATCCGCGCCAGCACATGGGAGTGGCCTCATGA
- a CDS encoding TlyA family RNA methyltransferase yields MTKRRLDQLLVDRGLAENRTRAQALIMAGLVFSNDKRLDKPGHQIADDSDLDVRGKDHPWVGRGGLKLDHALGHFDLDVTGKTALDLGASTGGFTDVLLTRGAAHVYAVDVGHGQLAWKLREDARVTVLEKTNARDLDKDLIVQPVDVITADLSFISLKTALPASLALAAPGALLVALIKPQFEAGRGEVSKGGIVTDPEVHEAVCRDIESWLSDQPYWQVIGITPSPVTGADGNKEFLIAAGKNG; encoded by the coding sequence GTGACCAAGCGGCGCCTCGACCAGCTCCTGGTCGACCGGGGCCTCGCTGAAAACCGCACCCGCGCCCAGGCCCTGATCATGGCGGGCCTGGTGTTCTCGAATGACAAACGCCTCGATAAACCGGGTCACCAGATCGCCGATGACAGCGACCTGGACGTGCGCGGCAAGGACCATCCCTGGGTTGGGCGCGGCGGCCTGAAACTCGACCACGCCCTCGGCCACTTCGACCTCGATGTCACAGGCAAGACGGCGCTCGACCTCGGCGCCTCGACCGGCGGTTTCACCGACGTGCTGCTGACGCGGGGCGCGGCCCACGTCTATGCCGTAGATGTCGGCCACGGCCAGCTCGCCTGGAAGCTGCGCGAAGACGCCCGCGTCACCGTGCTGGAAAAGACAAACGCCCGCGACCTCGACAAGGACCTGATCGTGCAACCTGTCGATGTCATCACCGCCGACTTGAGTTTCATCAGCTTGAAGACCGCACTTCCCGCCTCCCTTGCCTTGGCCGCGCCAGGCGCCCTCCTCGTCGCCCTCATCAAGCCACAGTTCGAGGCCGGCCGCGGCGAAGTCAGCAAGGGCGGCATCGTCACCGACCCCGAAGTGCACGAGGCCGTCTGCCGCGACATCGAGAGCTGGCTCTCCGATCAGCCGTACTGGCAGGTTATTGGCATCACGCCAAGTCCGGTGACCGGCGCGGACGGCAACAAGGAGTTCCTGATCGCCGCCGGGAAAAACGGCTGA
- the betC gene encoding choline-sulfatase, translated as MTTKPNILFLMADQLAPHFLPAYGHKVVKTPRLDALAADSVIFDAHYSNSPLCVPARAGLMTGRLPSAVDVFDSGCDYPWSTPTFAHYLRAGGYATTLSGKAHHIGADQLHGLETRLTTDICPADNHWYGIWDEPDRILPWFHDLKNVVEAGVVERGTQLDHDDDTAHFAVRWLYDYARSGDERPFCLKVSFTHPHDPYVTPPAYWDRYRHDDIDMPVTPFLAPEERDSHGRWLYRHYDRGEYEVTDEDIRNARHGYYGSIALVDDLIGKVLDALKAARLDDNTIIIFTADHGDMLGERGCWYKMSFYERSARVPLMVHIPGMSGTRRVAQATSLMDVMPTLLDMALDGGSEELVEPIEGRSLMPLITGDGATWRDETASEIFFEGARAPGVMIRRGTRKFVHWEGGPCSLFDLADDPEERDNLVHDVDCKAEVEGFESEVRQRWPLKALTERILTKQRRNALVNKALMAGRRTPVDFQPFDDAAVRYYRGNWHEAEARDVLRFDS; from the coding sequence ATGACGACCAAACCCAACATCCTGTTCTTGATGGCCGATCAGCTCGCGCCGCACTTTTTACCGGCCTATGGGCACAAGGTGGTCAAGACGCCGCGGCTCGACGCCCTCGCCGCCGACAGTGTCATCTTCGATGCGCATTATTCGAACTCACCGCTGTGCGTTCCCGCGCGCGCCGGGCTGATGACCGGGCGCCTGCCCTCGGCGGTCGACGTCTTCGACAGCGGCTGCGATTACCCGTGGTCGACGCCGACCTTCGCGCACTACCTGCGCGCCGGCGGCTATGCGACGACGTTGAGCGGCAAGGCGCATCATATCGGTGCCGATCAACTGCACGGGCTGGAGACGCGGCTGACCACCGACATCTGTCCGGCCGACAACCACTGGTACGGCATCTGGGACGAGCCCGACCGCATTTTGCCCTGGTTCCACGACCTCAAGAATGTGGTCGAGGCGGGCGTCGTCGAGCGTGGCACGCAGCTCGATCACGACGACGATACCGCGCACTTTGCGGTGCGCTGGCTCTATGACTACGCGCGAAGCGGCGACGAACGGCCGTTCTGCCTGAAGGTTTCGTTCACCCATCCGCACGATCCCTATGTCACGCCGCCCGCCTACTGGGATCGCTATCGCCACGACGATATCGACATGCCGGTGACGCCTTTTCTGGCACCGGAAGAACGCGACAGTCACGGCCGATGGCTTTACCGCCATTACGATCGCGGCGAATACGAGGTCACCGACGAGGACATCCGTAATGCGCGTCACGGCTACTATGGCTCGATCGCCCTGGTCGACGATTTGATCGGCAAGGTGCTGGACGCCTTGAAGGCCGCGCGGCTCGACGACAACACGATCATCATCTTCACCGCCGACCACGGCGACATGCTGGGCGAGCGTGGCTGTTGGTACAAGATGAGCTTCTACGAACGGTCCGCACGGGTGCCGCTGATGGTGCACATTCCCGGCATGTCGGGCACGCGCCGCGTCGCCCAGGCGACGTCGCTGATGGATGTGATGCCGACCTTGCTCGACATGGCGCTCGACGGCGGTTCCGAAGAACTGGTCGAACCGATCGAGGGGCGCAGCCTGATGCCGCTGATCACCGGTGACGGCGCGACCTGGCGCGACGAGACGGCCTCGGAGATCTTCTTCGAAGGCGCGCGCGCGCCAGGTGTCATGATCCGGCGCGGCACCCGGAAGTTCGTCCATTGGGAGGGCGGCCCCTGCTCCCTCTTCGATCTGGCCGATGATCCGGAGGAGCGGGACAATTTGGTTCACGATGTCGACTGCAAGGCCGAGGTCGAGGGCTTCGAGTCGGAGGTTCGCCAACGCTGGCCGCTGAAAGCGCTGACCGAACGCATCCTGACCAAACAGCGGCGCAACGCCTTGGTCAACAAGGCTTTGATGGCCGGCAGGCGCACGCCCGTCGACTTCCAACCGTTCGACGATGCCGCCGTGCGCTATTATCGGGGCAACTGGCACGAAGCGGAGGCACGCGACGTCTTGCGCTTCGACAGCTGA
- a CDS encoding GAP family protein — protein MTLTDLLVVLIPIGLLDSTSIIPLCIVLLVMLLAGPNPVVRSCALILGIFVAYLAFGLLVLFGLQAIIDRIEAYVDRLWVNPNLEELILQIVIGVVLCVVAWRMIAKDKKSADKPAPSSMTAIQAFVSGAVLTIVGLPGAVPYFAAIDLTMRADLSMAEEMGALAFYNIVFVLPIAAIVVLRVVLGTRSQRLLDGIKRFFDTWGQRVIVALLAVLGVILILDGIGWLIGYPLIPV, from the coding sequence ATGACATTGACGGACCTTCTTGTCGTCCTGATTCCAATCGGACTGCTGGACAGCACGTCCATCATCCCGCTTTGCATTGTCTTGTTGGTTATGCTGCTCGCCGGACCCAACCCGGTCGTCCGGTCGTGCGCGCTGATATTGGGGATTTTCGTCGCCTACCTAGCGTTCGGCCTGCTCGTCTTGTTTGGCCTGCAGGCGATCATCGATCGCATCGAGGCTTACGTAGATCGGCTGTGGGTCAATCCGAATCTCGAAGAACTGATCCTTCAGATCGTCATCGGGGTTGTGCTCTGCGTCGTGGCGTGGCGCATGATCGCGAAGGACAAGAAAAGCGCCGACAAGCCTGCACCGTCGTCCATGACGGCGATCCAGGCCTTCGTATCGGGTGCCGTACTGACGATTGTCGGATTGCCAGGTGCCGTTCCGTACTTCGCCGCGATCGATCTAACGATGCGCGCGGACCTCTCGATGGCCGAAGAGATGGGCGCGCTCGCGTTCTACAACATTGTCTTCGTCCTGCCGATCGCCGCCATCGTGGTGCTGCGCGTTGTCCTCGGGACCCGCAGCCAACGGTTGCTCGACGGGATCAAGAGGTTCTTTGACACATGGGGGCAGCGCGTGATCGTGGCCTTGCTGGCCGTGCTCGGTGTGATCCTCATCCTGGACGGTATCGGATGGCTGATCGGCTACCCGCTGATCCCGGTCTAG
- a CDS encoding DMT family transporter yields MSVAAVQSARSGGYRRGIVLVLLGALASSWMGLGVRMIDDATSWQILALRSFSMMVFLLIIIAWRNPGHLLSTFRQAAGATLVGGIAIAVAFCGIIVAIQSTTVANALFLLAAAPFMAAILGRVFLGEHVRLATWLAIVVSLAGVGVMVAENISFGYLWGNVAAAAAALGLAVFLVALRSKPNIEMLPVAAFGGLLGTIAALFMCFVVTGVGLSLSLHDVGLSVALGVFQLGVACYFITVGARYVPAAEVALINLVEVVLGPLWVWMAFSETTGPYTLIGGALVLAAVIGDTLTGERERRRQIARATPRNL; encoded by the coding sequence ATGAGTGTCGCTGCGGTTCAGTCGGCCCGTTCGGGCGGCTATCGCCGAGGGATCGTTCTCGTCCTTCTGGGCGCGCTCGCCTCATCGTGGATGGGGCTTGGCGTCAGGATGATCGACGACGCGACGTCATGGCAGATCCTGGCGCTCAGATCCTTCTCGATGATGGTGTTCCTGCTGATCATCATCGCCTGGCGCAATCCCGGTCATCTTCTCAGCACGTTTCGTCAGGCAGCCGGCGCGACGCTGGTCGGCGGCATCGCCATCGCCGTCGCCTTTTGCGGTATCATTGTCGCCATCCAGTCGACGACCGTTGCGAATGCCTTGTTCCTGCTGGCGGCCGCGCCCTTCATGGCCGCCATCCTGGGGCGCGTGTTCCTGGGCGAACATGTCAGGCTGGCGACCTGGCTAGCCATCGTCGTGTCACTTGCGGGCGTTGGCGTCATGGTCGCGGAGAACATCTCCTTTGGTTACCTATGGGGCAATGTCGCCGCCGCCGCCGCTGCCTTAGGGCTCGCCGTATTCCTGGTCGCGCTGCGATCCAAGCCAAACATCGAGATGCTGCCGGTCGCCGCGTTTGGCGGTTTGCTTGGCACGATCGCGGCCCTGTTCATGTGTTTCGTTGTGACCGGCGTCGGTCTGTCGCTGTCGCTGCACGACGTCGGGCTTTCGGTTGCCCTGGGTGTCTTTCAGCTTGGCGTTGCCTGCTACTTCATCACAGTCGGTGCCCGTTACGTGCCGGCCGCCGAGGTCGCCCTTATCAACCTTGTCGAGGTGGTGCTGGGGCCACTCTGGGTCTGGATGGCGTTCAGCGAGACGACCGGACCCTATACGCTGATCGGCGGCGCACTGGTCCTGGCCGCCGTCATCGGCGACACGCTGACCGGTGAACGCGAACGTCGTCGTCAGATCGCCCGGGCGACGCCTAGAAACCTCTGA
- the fabI gene encoding enoyl-ACP reductase FabI translates to MTEPRPLMAGKRGLIMGVANDRSIAWGIASALAEHGAELAFTYQGEALGKRVVPLAERLGSDLVVECDVTDMASVDATFARLEKAWDKLDFVVHAVAFSDKDELKGRYVDTSRENFLNTMEVSCYSFTAVARRAEAMMSDGGSLITLTYYGAERVMPHYNVMGVAKAALEASVRYLAADLGEKAIRVNAISAGPIKTLAASGIGDFRYILKWNQYNSPLVRNVTIDEVGGAALYLASDLSTAVTGEVHHVDCGYHIVGMKNPKAPDITVV, encoded by the coding sequence ATGACCGAGCCACGCCCACTCATGGCGGGCAAACGCGGGTTGATCATGGGCGTGGCCAACGACCGCTCAATCGCCTGGGGTATTGCTTCGGCACTGGCCGAGCATGGCGCCGAACTCGCCTTTACCTATCAGGGCGAGGCTCTGGGGAAGCGGGTCGTGCCGCTTGCCGAACGCTTGGGCAGCGACCTCGTCGTCGAGTGTGACGTGACCGACATGGCAAGCGTCGACGCGACGTTTGCTCGCTTGGAAAAGGCCTGGGACAAGCTCGACTTCGTGGTCCATGCGGTCGCCTTTTCCGACAAGGACGAACTGAAGGGCCGCTACGTCGATACGTCGCGTGAGAACTTCCTGAACACCATGGAAGTCTCGTGTTACTCGTTCACCGCCGTCGCGCGGCGCGCCGAAGCGATGATGAGCGACGGTGGCAGCCTGATCACGCTCACCTACTATGGCGCCGAGCGTGTCATGCCCCATTACAACGTCATGGGCGTCGCAAAGGCGGCGCTGGAGGCCAGCGTGCGTTACCTGGCGGCCGATTTGGGTGAGAAGGCGATCCGGGTCAATGCGATCTCCGCCGGCCCGATCAAGACCTTGGCGGCGTCGGGCATCGGCGACTTCCGCTACATTCTGAAGTGGAACCAGTACAACTCGCCTCTGGTTCGCAACGTCACCATCGATGAAGTCGGCGGTGCGGCGCTCTATCTGGCATCCGATCTCTCGACGGCGGTGACCGGCGAGGTCCATCACGTCGACTGCGGCTACCACATCGTCGGCATGAAGAACCCGAAGGCGCCGGACATCACGGTCGTATAG
- a CDS encoding rubredoxin-like domain-containing protein — protein MLDRPLPMNFPTQQWVCLTCGYNMIGEMPDVCPFCGVRHDKFRTWDETEQTYAVTPKPVNERITQLMSEPRLGIEHAAYRIEGDGGAVWIDCPSAFNRNLAPVDHIFFTHKDFMGASNQYRALWGCQVHIHEADAANPLAKEFTVDDKFTGDFRHGDLEAFHIGGHSPGWTMYILGDVLFVCDYAFPPGNTMRLNPHGPKDATRERADRIVEVVDGRDLKTVCGYNFVVDFADWRRDFDGALSKAA, from the coding sequence ATGCTCGATAGACCCTTGCCCATGAACTTTCCGACCCAGCAGTGGGTGTGCCTGACCTGCGGCTACAACATGATCGGCGAGATGCCGGACGTCTGTCCGTTTTGCGGCGTCCGCCACGACAAATTCAGGACCTGGGACGAGACCGAACAGACCTATGCGGTCACGCCGAAACCGGTCAACGAGCGCATCACGCAGCTGATGTCGGAACCGCGCCTCGGTATCGAACACGCGGCCTATCGCATCGAGGGCGACGGCGGCGCGGTCTGGATCGACTGCCCGTCCGCCTTCAATCGAAATCTGGCGCCGGTCGACCACATCTTCTTCACCCACAAGGATTTCATGGGTGCATCAAACCAGTACCGCGCCTTGTGGGGTTGCCAAGTCCATATTCACGAAGCCGATGCGGCCAATCCCCTGGCCAAGGAGTTCACCGTCGACGACAAGTTCACCGGCGACTTCCGTCACGGCGACCTCGAGGCCTTCCATATCGGCGGCCATTCGCCGGGTTGGACCATGTACATCCTGGGCGATGTGCTGTTTGTCTGCGACTACGCCTTTCCGCCGGGCAACACGATGCGGCTCAACCCGCATGGCCCAAAGGATGCGACAAGGGAGCGGGCAGACCGCATCGTGGAGGTCGTCGACGGCCGCGATCTAAAGACCGTGTGCGGCTACAACTTCGTTGTCGACTTCGCTGACTGGCGCCGTGACTTCGACGGTGCGCTATCGAAGGCGGCGTAA
- a CDS encoding chaperone modulator CbpM: MMTLEELVITVRVERRQVTNWVQAGWLLPESVEGDWTFTEIDIARARLIRDLFEAFEVNDAAVPVILDLIDQRQALEGRMRDLFAALGEEPASVRRGVLARCLKRLEE, encoded by the coding sequence ATGATGACGTTGGAGGAGTTGGTCATCACCGTCCGCGTCGAGCGGCGCCAGGTGACAAACTGGGTCCAGGCCGGCTGGCTGTTGCCGGAGAGCGTCGAGGGCGACTGGACGTTCACTGAGATCGACATCGCGCGCGCCCGCCTGATACGCGACCTCTTCGAGGCGTTCGAGGTCAATGACGCGGCCGTGCCGGTGATCCTGGACCTGATCGATCAGCGCCAGGCGCTGGAGGGCCGTATGCGGGATCTATTCGCCGCGCTGGGCGAGGAGCCGGCGTCCGTCCGGCGCGGGGTGTTGGCCCGCTGTTTGAAGCGCCTGGAGGAGTAA
- a CDS encoding LysR substrate-binding domain-containing protein gives MNDLTNADLKQRFFNGMSHAACTVNVVTTDGAAGRAGVTVSAMSSVSADTPQPTLLVCVHHKSASAAAILENGVFCVNVLRDDQSFISDTFAGRIKTDDGDKFSCADWTVQTTGAPRVVDPLVAFDCRMVSGERIGTHHVFLGAVEDIFVAPHGSPLIYANRAYGTPTRIHSLRSDAPEEVSEPLRLGCFHTFGPYLVPALLSRLLDEHPAVQLQLQDGDQRQVVEGLKSGETEIALLYDIDLGDDVETEPLDALNPYVLLAEGHPLAGQLSVSLEQLAGEPMILLDAPPSADYFLSLFEQSGHDPVIRFRSRSLEMVRGMVGHGLGYALLATKPASNMTYDGRALVARPLSGDAQASEIVLARKADTDLSAIATAFIEACRAHFRASV, from the coding sequence ATGAACGACTTGACCAACGCCGATTTGAAGCAGCGGTTCTTCAACGGCATGAGCCATGCCGCCTGTACCGTCAACGTGGTGACCACCGACGGCGCGGCCGGCAGGGCGGGGGTGACGGTCTCGGCAATGTCATCGGTGTCGGCGGATACCCCGCAGCCGACGTTGCTTGTGTGTGTACATCACAAGAGCGCGTCGGCCGCCGCGATCCTGGAAAACGGCGTCTTCTGCGTCAACGTGTTACGGGACGATCAGTCCTTCATTTCCGATACGTTCGCCGGACGGATCAAAACCGATGACGGCGACAAGTTCTCTTGCGCCGACTGGACGGTCCAGACCACGGGGGCGCCGCGCGTTGTCGATCCCCTCGTCGCGTTCGACTGCCGCATGGTCAGTGGCGAACGTATCGGTACCCATCATGTCTTCCTTGGCGCGGTCGAGGACATCTTCGTCGCGCCCCACGGTTCGCCGCTGATCTACGCCAATCGCGCGTACGGCACACCGACGCGCATCCACAGCCTGCGCAGCGATGCACCTGAGGAGGTATCGGAACCGCTGCGGCTGGGCTGCTTCCATACCTTCGGGCCCTATCTGGTACCCGCGCTGTTGTCACGCTTGCTCGACGAACACCCGGCCGTGCAACTGCAGCTCCAGGACGGCGACCAGCGCCAGGTCGTCGAGGGCCTGAAGTCGGGTGAGACGGAGATTGCCCTGCTCTACGACATCGACCTCGGCGATGACGTCGAAACGGAGCCGCTCGACGCCCTGAATCCCTACGTGCTGCTCGCCGAGGGCCATCCACTGGCAGGTCAGCTCAGCGTGTCGCTCGAACAACTCGCTGGCGAGCCGATGATCCTTCTCGATGCGCCGCCCAGCGCCGACTACTTTCTGTCGCTGTTCGAACAGAGCGGCCACGATCCGGTCATCCGTTTTCGCTCGCGGTCTCTGGAAATGGTGCGCGGTATGGTCGGTCACGGTCTCGGCTACGCGTTGTTGGCCACCAAGCCGGCGTCGAACATGACCTATGACGGCCGTGCTTTGGTCGCGCGCCCCCTGTCTGGCGATGCCCAGGCCAGCGAGATTGTCCTGGCGCGCAAAGCGGACACCGACCTATCGGCTATTGCAACGGCGTTTATCGAGGCGTGCCGCGCGCATTTCAGGGCTTCCGTCTGA